In the Streptomyces sp. cg36 genome, one interval contains:
- a CDS encoding amino acid permease: MTSAQVDKHDDRSGNEAVGTAHGADAEGEGYQRGLGARQIQMIAIGGAIGTGLFLGAGKAISKAGPSLILAYAIAGLVIFFIMRALGELLMYRPVSGSFSEYAREFVGPFWGFVTGWTYWLFWVVTGITEVTAAAQYMAFWTHNDVPQWLYALVFTLILYAVNLISVKLFGELEFWFSMVKVTAIVGMILICAGILTVGFSDAADTATVANLWNDGGFFPKGIGGTLMTLQIVMFAFLAVELVGVTAGESKDPEKTLPKAINTVPWRIAVFYIGALIMILSVVPWHEFQPGVSPFVAAFEKMGLGVGAAIVNFVVLTAALSSCNSGMYSTGRMLRDLALNGQGPKFFTRLTKSGTPLIGTTVSAALMLVGVWINYKAPGKAFDYVVSFATISGMWAWIMILVCQIRYRAKADRGELPQSSFKAPGAPFTSWFALLFIFMVIVMMGIDKDSRVSLYCAPLWGLILGVSYLVLKARNPENKAFAKRS; the protein is encoded by the coding sequence ATGACCTCAGCGCAGGTCGACAAGCACGACGACCGCTCCGGCAATGAGGCCGTGGGGACCGCCCACGGCGCCGACGCCGAGGGCGAGGGTTACCAGCGGGGCCTCGGCGCCCGCCAGATCCAGATGATCGCCATCGGCGGAGCCATCGGCACCGGGCTCTTCCTCGGCGCGGGCAAGGCCATCTCCAAGGCCGGTCCCAGCCTCATCCTGGCCTACGCCATCGCGGGCCTGGTCATCTTCTTCATCATGCGGGCCCTGGGCGAACTGCTCATGTACCGCCCGGTCTCGGGCTCCTTCTCGGAGTACGCCCGTGAGTTCGTCGGCCCGTTCTGGGGCTTCGTCACCGGCTGGACGTACTGGCTCTTCTGGGTCGTCACCGGCATCACCGAAGTGACCGCCGCCGCCCAGTACATGGCCTTCTGGACGCACAACGACGTCCCGCAGTGGCTGTACGCGCTGGTCTTCACGCTCATCCTGTACGCGGTGAACCTGATCTCGGTGAAGCTCTTCGGCGAGCTGGAGTTCTGGTTCTCCATGGTCAAGGTGACGGCCATCGTCGGCATGATCCTGATCTGCGCCGGCATCCTCACCGTCGGCTTCTCCGACGCCGCCGACACCGCCACCGTCGCCAACCTCTGGAACGACGGCGGCTTCTTCCCCAAGGGCATCGGCGGCACGCTGATGACCCTGCAGATCGTGATGTTCGCCTTCCTCGCCGTCGAGCTGGTCGGTGTCACCGCGGGCGAGTCCAAGGACCCCGAGAAGACGCTGCCCAAGGCGATCAACACCGTGCCGTGGCGCATCGCCGTCTTCTACATCGGCGCCCTGATCATGATCCTCTCGGTCGTCCCGTGGCACGAGTTCCAGCCGGGCGTCAGCCCCTTCGTCGCCGCCTTCGAGAAGATGGGCCTCGGCGTCGGCGCCGCCATCGTCAACTTCGTCGTCCTGACGGCCGCCCTGTCCTCCTGCAACTCGGGCATGTACTCCACCGGCCGCATGCTGCGCGACCTCGCGCTCAACGGCCAGGGCCCGAAGTTCTTCACCAGGCTGACCAAGAGCGGCACCCCGCTGATCGGCACCACGGTCTCGGCCGCGCTGATGCTGGTGGGCGTCTGGATCAACTACAAGGCACCGGGCAAGGCGTTCGACTACGTCGTCTCCTTCGCCACCATCTCCGGCATGTGGGCCTGGATCATGATCCTGGTCTGCCAGATCCGCTACCGCGCCAAGGCCGACCGCGGCGAGCTGCCCCAGTCCTCCTTCAAGGCCCCGGGCGCGCCGTTCACCAGCTGGTTCGCCCTGCTGTTCATCTTCATGGTCATCGTGATGATGGGCATCGACAAGGACTCGCGGGTCTCCCTGTACTGCGCCCCGCTGTGGGGCCTGATCCTGGGCGTCTCCTATCTGGTCCTCAAGGCGCGCAACCCCGAGAACAAGGCGTTCGCCAAGCGTTCGTGA
- the clpS gene encoding ATP-dependent Clp protease adapter ClpS, which yields MSVAPVEIERPESAEETFAVPEPDVPWVTLVHNDPVNLMSYVQYVFQSYFGYPKDKARKLMLDVHHKGRAAVSSGSREEMERDVQAMHGYGLWATLTQDRG from the coding sequence GTGAGTGTGGCTCCTGTAGAGATCGAACGGCCCGAGTCGGCGGAAGAGACCTTCGCCGTCCCCGAACCCGATGTGCCCTGGGTGACGCTCGTCCACAACGACCCGGTCAACCTCATGAGCTATGTCCAGTACGTCTTCCAGTCGTACTTCGGCTATCCCAAGGACAAGGCCCGCAAGCTGATGCTCGACGTGCACCACAAGGGCCGCGCCGCGGTCTCCAGCGGCAGCCGCGAGGAGATGGAGCGCGACGTGCAGGCGATGCACGGCTACGGACTGTGGGCCACGCTGACCCAGGACCGCGGCTGA
- a CDS encoding MoaD/ThiS family protein has translation MAIEVRIPTILRTYTDSAKAVQGSGATIDELFKDLESRHTGIRERLVDDSGELRRFVNVYLNDEDVRFLAGISTELSDGDSVTILPAVAGGMV, from the coding sequence ATGGCCATCGAGGTCCGCATCCCGACCATCCTCCGCACCTACACCGACAGCGCCAAGGCGGTCCAGGGCAGCGGCGCGACCATCGACGAGCTCTTCAAGGACCTGGAGAGCCGCCACACCGGCATCCGCGAGCGCCTCGTCGACGACTCCGGCGAGCTGCGCCGCTTCGTGAACGTCTACCTCAACGACGAGGACGTCCGCTTCCTCGCGGGCATCTCCACCGAGCTGTCCGACGGCGACAGCGTCACGATCCTGCCGGCCGTGGCCGGCGGCATGGTCTGA
- a CDS encoding DUF2017 domain-containing protein, translating to MAGYFEALPGGGAAVALDEVEIAILRSLSVQLLELIGPGDQPMDGEDPLAALFAEGPSEPPADPALARLFPDAYDREASDELRASASEFRRFTERDLRTRKREDALAVVRSLDALTPVGDGGAVLKLSGDESRQWLGALNDLRLTIGTRLEVGDEDEGGELYRLPDQDPRKPMVMAYLWLGGLQETLVETLMA from the coding sequence ATGGCGGGGTACTTCGAGGCGCTGCCCGGCGGCGGCGCGGCCGTCGCGCTCGACGAGGTCGAGATCGCCATCCTGCGCTCGCTCTCCGTCCAGCTCCTGGAGCTCATCGGCCCCGGTGACCAGCCGATGGACGGCGAGGACCCGCTGGCCGCGCTCTTCGCCGAGGGCCCCAGCGAACCGCCCGCCGACCCGGCGCTCGCCCGGCTCTTCCCGGACGCCTACGACCGCGAGGCGAGCGACGAACTGCGCGCCTCGGCAAGCGAGTTCCGCCGCTTCACCGAGCGGGACCTGCGCACCCGCAAGCGCGAGGACGCGCTCGCCGTGGTGCGCTCCCTGGACGCGCTGACCCCGGTGGGCGACGGCGGCGCGGTCCTCAAGCTCTCCGGCGACGAGTCCCGGCAGTGGCTCGGCGCGCTCAACGACCTGCGGCTGACCATCGGGACCCGCCTGGAGGTCGGCGACGAGGACGAGGGCGGCGAGCTGTACCGGCTGCCGGACCAGGACCCGCGCAAGCCGATGGTGATGGCCTACCTCTGGCTCGGCGGGCTCCAGGAGACGCTCGTCGAGACGCTGATGGCCTGA
- a CDS encoding PLP-dependent cysteine synthase family protein, whose amino-acid sequence MRYDSALAAVGNTPLVRLPRLSPSDDVRIWAKLEDRNPTGSVKDRPALHMIEQAEKAGRLTPGCTILEPTSGNTGISLAMAARLKGYRIVCVMPENTSQERRDLLRMWGAEIVPSPAAGGSNTAVRVAKELAAQNPSWVMLYQYGNPDNAGAHYATTGPEILADLPSVTHFVAGLGTTGTLMGVGRYLREHVPGVQIVAAEPRYDDLVYGLRNLDEGFVPELYDAAILTSRFSVGSADAVARTRELLREEGIFAGISTGAALHAAIGMAKKAVKAGVAADIAFVVADGGWKYLSTGVYTAETTEEAIATLQGQLWA is encoded by the coding sequence ATGCGCTACGACTCCGCGCTGGCCGCCGTCGGCAACACGCCGCTGGTCCGCCTCCCCAGGCTGTCCCCGTCGGACGACGTCCGCATCTGGGCCAAGCTGGAGGACCGCAACCCCACCGGCTCGGTCAAGGACCGCCCCGCGCTCCACATGATCGAACAGGCCGAGAAGGCGGGCCGGTTGACGCCCGGCTGCACCATCCTGGAGCCGACCAGCGGCAACACCGGCATCTCCCTGGCGATGGCGGCCAGGCTCAAGGGCTACCGCATCGTCTGCGTGATGCCCGAGAACACCTCCCAGGAGCGGCGCGACCTGCTGCGGATGTGGGGCGCGGAGATCGTCCCGTCCCCGGCCGCGGGCGGCTCCAACACGGCGGTACGGGTCGCCAAGGAGCTGGCCGCGCAGAACCCGTCGTGGGTGATGCTGTACCAGTACGGCAACCCCGACAACGCGGGCGCCCACTACGCCACCACCGGCCCCGAGATCCTCGCCGACCTGCCCTCCGTCACCCACTTCGTGGCGGGCCTCGGCACCACCGGCACGCTGATGGGGGTCGGCCGCTATCTGCGCGAGCACGTGCCCGGCGTCCAGATCGTCGCGGCCGAGCCGCGCTACGACGACCTGGTGTACGGGCTGCGCAACCTGGACGAGGGGTTCGTGCCCGAGCTGTACGACGCGGCCATCCTGACCAGCCGCTTCTCGGTCGGGTCGGCGGACGCGGTGGCCCGGACCCGGGAACTGCTGCGCGAAGAGGGGATCTTCGCGGGCATCTCCACGGGGGCCGCCCTCCACGCGGCCATCGGCATGGCCAAGAAGGCCGTCAAGGCGGGGGTGGCGGCGGACATCGCGTTCGTGGTGGCCGATGGCGGGTGGAAGTACCTGTCGACGGGGGTCTATACGGCGGAGACGACGGAGGAAGCGATCGCCACCCTCCAGGGCCAACTCTGGGCGTAG
- a CDS encoding putative leader peptide produces the protein MVAHDVSEEKPSGPLLVARLHVDLCRLASAMCPRPTAV, from the coding sequence ATGGTTGCCCACGACGTGAGCGAAGAGAAGCCGAGCGGCCCGCTGCTCGTGGCGCGCCTGCACGTCGACCTGTGCCGCCTGGCGAGCGCGATGTGTCCGCGCCCCACCGCCGTCTGA
- a CDS encoding Mov34/MPN/PAD-1 family protein → MLTLTQALYDQIVAHARADHPDEACGVVAGPAGTDRPERFVPMLNAARSPTFYEFDSQDLLKLYRELDDRDEEPVIIYHSHTATEAYPSRTDVSYANEPGAHYVLVSTADADGAGDFQFRSYRIVDGVITEEEVEVVAAH, encoded by the coding sequence ATGCTGACCCTGACCCAGGCCCTGTACGACCAGATCGTCGCGCACGCCCGCGCCGACCACCCCGACGAGGCGTGCGGCGTGGTGGCCGGACCGGCCGGCACCGACCGCCCCGAGCGGTTCGTCCCGATGCTCAACGCGGCCCGCTCGCCCACGTTCTACGAGTTCGACTCGCAGGACCTGCTCAAGCTCTACCGCGAGCTGGACGACCGCGACGAGGAGCCGGTGATCATCTACCACTCCCACACCGCGACCGAGGCGTACCCGTCCCGTACGGACGTGTCGTACGCGAACGAGCCCGGCGCCCACTACGTCTTGGTCTCCACGGCGGACGCGGACGGCGCGGGCGACTTCCAGTTCCGCTCGTACCGCATCGTGGACGGCGTCATCACCGAGGAAGAGGTCGAGGTGGTGGCGGCCCACTGA